A DNA window from Phycisphaerae bacterium contains the following coding sequences:
- a CDS encoding ParB/RepB/Spo0J family partition protein, producing the protein MTKVAKNSRKKSQTASSEVMVRLADLSPCPENELLYRPVVADDPDTRALAKSIRENGVREPLVVTRDHYILSGHRRWTAARLAGLVKVPCRVEPIYWEDCDSDEVLRLLREHNRQRVKSLDEMLREGVASVDPDEAHALLLAHRRKKSDMSDCRLAPIELTARRARKRIGPLKQAMLGAAIKVIEDRREFWPLSVRQIHYTLLNDPPLRNSAKSDSRYANDRTSYAYLCDLLTRARVAGLIRWQAIADETRPVTLWRSYAKRCRPIRRPTGRRFPRRPVSSGERPSRGRN; encoded by the coding sequence GTGACCAAGGTCGCAAAGAACTCCAGAAAAAAGAGCCAGACGGCATCGTCCGAGGTGATGGTGCGGCTGGCCGACCTATCGCCGTGCCCGGAGAACGAGCTGCTCTACCGCCCGGTGGTCGCGGACGACCCGGATACTCGCGCGCTCGCCAAGAGCATCCGCGAGAACGGCGTCCGCGAGCCGCTGGTCGTCACCAGGGACCACTACATTCTCTCCGGCCATCGCCGGTGGACGGCCGCCAGGCTGGCCGGTCTCGTGAAGGTTCCCTGTCGAGTGGAACCCATCTACTGGGAAGATTGCGATTCCGACGAAGTGCTCCGATTGCTCCGCGAGCACAACCGCCAGCGCGTGAAATCGCTGGATGAAATGCTCCGCGAGGGGGTTGCGTCGGTCGATCCCGACGAGGCCCATGCCCTGCTGCTGGCACATCGGCGCAAAAAGTCAGACATGTCCGACTGCAGGCTGGCGCCGATCGAACTGACCGCGCGGCGTGCCCGAAAACGAATCGGCCCGCTCAAGCAAGCCATGCTCGGCGCGGCCATCAAGGTCATCGAGGATCGAAGGGAATTCTGGCCATTGAGTGTGCGGCAAATCCACTACACGCTGCTCAACGATCCGCCGCTGCGTAATAGCGCCAAGTCCGATTCACGCTACGCCAACGACCGGACAAGCTATGCCTACCTGTGCGATCTGCTGACCAGGGCCCGCGTGGCCGGACTGATTCGCTGGCAGGCCATTGCCGACGAGACCCGGCCGGTGACGTTGTGGCGCAGCTACGCCAAACGGTGTCGGCCAATCCGGCGACCAACAGGTCGACGATTTCCTCGGCGACCGGTGTCGTCGGGCGAACGTCCCAGCCGCGGTCGAAATTGA
- a CDS encoding DUF1580 domain-containing protein, producing MSLSDYLTLAEASKDVPGHPHVSCVWRWCRKGVKTRGGQTIRLEHCRLGGRIFTTAAWLADFGQRLAEADAEYFQLADAAQVAAASTVEPLPRRRRRKQLSPKNTDYRLRQIEEAENELDRAGLK from the coding sequence GTGTCTCTCTCCGACTACCTAACGCTGGCTGAAGCAAGCAAGGATGTGCCCGGCCACCCGCATGTGTCCTGTGTCTGGCGATGGTGCCGCAAAGGGGTGAAGACTCGCGGCGGCCAGACGATCCGCCTCGAGCACTGTCGTCTCGGCGGAAGGATTTTCACGACCGCTGCGTGGCTGGCCGATTTCGGCCAACGCCTCGCCGAAGCCGACGCGGAATACTTCCAGCTTGCCGATGCTGCGCAAGTGGCCGCTGCCTCCACGGTCGAACCTCTACCACGTCGACGACGCCGAAAACAGCTCTCCCCAAAAAACACAGATTATCGATTGCGTCAGATCGAGGAAGCTGAGAACGAACTCGACAGAGCGGGACTTAAATGA
- a CDS encoding site-specific integrase, producing the protein MLRQEMIRGAEPERKPWSRKYINAQVQRLRHMFKWSAGRELVPVSVHESLRTVEPLRRGRTEARETDKVLPVPQATIDAVPPHLSSPHRALVQLQVFTGARPGELLAMRPCDIEFDNAAGLWLYRPEQHKNAFRERERVIFLGPQAQEIVREFLTSRATDQFLFSPAESEAEYREMRRKQRKTVAGQGNEPGANRQESPHRRPADRYSTGSYNRAVQYACDRAFPPTGGLARRTGESTTRWYRRLKSEGLWNELRAWRRAHRFHVNQVRHSAATVLRREFGLEAAQLVLGHASAYVTDACYAERDHSKVVEIMQRIG; encoded by the coding sequence TTGCTTCGGCAGGAGATGATCCGCGGCGCCGAGCCGGAGCGAAAGCCTTGGTCGCGCAAGTACATCAACGCCCAGGTGCAGCGACTTCGGCACATGTTCAAGTGGTCGGCGGGACGTGAGCTGGTGCCCGTATCAGTCCACGAGTCTCTCCGTACCGTCGAGCCCCTGCGCCGCGGTCGTACGGAAGCGCGCGAAACGGATAAGGTCCTGCCTGTTCCACAGGCAACGATCGATGCCGTACCGCCGCATCTTTCCAGTCCCCATCGTGCCTTGGTACAGCTTCAGGTTTTTACAGGTGCCCGACCCGGAGAGCTGCTGGCCATGCGACCGTGCGACATTGAATTCGATAATGCTGCTGGGCTCTGGCTGTATAGGCCGGAACAGCACAAGAATGCCTTCCGGGAGCGTGAACGCGTGATCTTCTTGGGACCCCAGGCACAGGAGATTGTTCGGGAGTTTCTGACGAGCCGGGCCACGGATCAGTTCCTGTTCAGTCCTGCGGAGTCGGAAGCGGAGTATCGCGAGATGAGGCGCAAACAGCGAAAGACCGTTGCCGGTCAGGGAAACGAACCGGGCGCGAATCGGCAAGAGTCACCTCACCGGCGTCCGGCTGATCGCTACTCGACCGGCAGTTACAACCGCGCCGTGCAATATGCCTGCGACCGGGCCTTCCCGCCGACGGGTGGGCTTGCAAGGCGGACGGGCGAATCGACGACGCGCTGGTACAGACGATTGAAGTCCGAAGGGCTGTGGAACGAGCTCCGGGCTTGGCGGCGCGCTCATCGATTCCATGTAAATCAAGTCCGTCACTCCGCGGCGACTGTTCTCCGGCGCGAATTCGGCCTGGAGGCCGCGCAGCTTGTCCTTGGACACGCCAGCGCGTACGTGACCGATGCCTGTTACGCCGAGCGCGACCACTCCAAGGTTGTCGAGATCATGCAGAGGATCGGGTAG
- a CDS encoding DUF4114 domain-containing protein, translated as MKRGRLLGGIAALGLAIGMGSIARADLTTVNPPPAGEATHAQILDHIYGGTFVSGGVGIYTNGVVTVTRVDDRLPGGGPGSNLNLITGTPGLPTTDQWWEDGISYTAAEAKFAGLAQEFGFDTGSGYQKLFDVSMTGPTGFDVSGSGVHHFPMGQPFEWIRSGGGNPYSSVEANNVDQLDHLVTYAVSSQRFDPDEHVWLLFWEDKPGPLNNVSDRDFNDLVVELRASIIPLPGAWLLGVVGLGAVGMVRRRMTA; from the coding sequence ATGAAGAGAGGAAGATTGCTGGGAGGAATCGCCGCCTTGGGGTTGGCGATCGGAATGGGCAGCATCGCCCGCGCGGATCTGACAACCGTCAATCCGCCACCTGCGGGTGAGGCGACGCATGCTCAGATTCTTGACCACATCTATGGTGGAACGTTCGTCAGCGGCGGCGTCGGCATCTACACGAACGGCGTCGTGACGGTCACCCGCGTCGACGATCGCCTGCCGGGTGGGGGTCCGGGTAGCAACCTGAACCTGATCACCGGCACGCCGGGGCTGCCCACGACCGATCAGTGGTGGGAAGACGGCATTTCGTACACGGCCGCTGAGGCGAAGTTCGCCGGGCTTGCTCAGGAGTTCGGTTTTGACACAGGCTCGGGCTATCAGAAGCTGTTCGACGTGTCCATGACGGGTCCGACAGGCTTCGACGTCTCCGGCAGCGGCGTTCACCACTTCCCGATGGGTCAGCCGTTCGAGTGGATCCGCAGCGGTGGCGGTAATCCCTACTCCTCGGTTGAGGCCAACAACGTCGACCAGCTGGATCACTTGGTGACCTATGCCGTGTCGTCGCAGCGCTTCGATCCGGACGAGCATGTCTGGCTGCTGTTCTGGGAAGACAAGCCCGGTCCGCTGAATAACGTCTCCGACCGCGACTTCAACGATCTCGTGGTCGAGCTTCGTGCTTCGATCATTCCGCTGCCCGGCGCCTGGTTGCTCGGCGTCGTGGGCCTCGGAGCGGTCGGCATGGTTCGCCGCCGGATGACGGCCTGA
- a CDS encoding zf-HC2 domain-containing protein, whose amino-acid sequence MRCADAEALFNAYLDGELSPALATELGAHRLRCASCRRKLALLEVTGQIIASDREPVRLRADFENRLLECVSKRRAVRSFWRARTFRIGAPIAAAAVLALAVTAVLTGRHQGRVAGVVEEASPEALDLDPGLFDEFAPPTEAAQADTSEVAPRPLENWLERTQEDISTVQGVLDLTIYQTIDILEEARRNRPAASAVVEDVASSPANSPATVPLPQEPKNP is encoded by the coding sequence ATGCGATGCGCGGACGCTGAAGCACTCTTCAATGCCTATCTCGACGGCGAGCTATCGCCGGCCTTGGCCACGGAACTTGGCGCCCATCGGCTCCGTTGTGCCTCATGTCGGCGCAAGCTGGCACTTCTGGAAGTAACCGGACAAATCATCGCTTCCGATCGCGAACCGGTACGTTTGCGCGCGGACTTCGAGAATCGGCTGCTTGAATGCGTCAGCAAACGACGCGCCGTTCGCTCGTTTTGGCGTGCCCGAACGTTCCGCATTGGTGCCCCGATAGCCGCCGCGGCCGTATTGGCCTTGGCGGTTACGGCGGTCTTGACCGGGCGACATCAGGGTCGTGTGGCGGGCGTGGTGGAAGAGGCGTCGCCGGAAGCGCTTGATCTTGACCCCGGGCTATTCGACGAGTTCGCCCCGCCGACAGAGGCTGCTCAGGCCGATACAAGTGAGGTTGCACCTCGCCCATTGGAGAATTGGCTCGAGCGGACCCAGGAAGACATCAGCACCGTCCAGGGCGTTCTTGATCTCACGATCTACCAAACCATTGACATTCTGGAAGAGGCCCGAAGAAACCGTCCCGCCGCCAGCGCCGTCGTGGAAGACGTTGCGTCGTCGCCTGCGAACAGTCCTGCTACGGTTCCGTTGCCACAAGAGCCGAAGAATCCTTAG
- a CDS encoding sigma-70 family RNA polymerase sigma factor, with the protein MNAIVKASPETDRADERVLVARAQSGDEGAIRALIRAHKDRLFAFIWRMVRNEHDAEEVCQDAFLKAFASLHTFSSEYRFSTWLFTIGYRVCLNRMRKRSVLSGELDTAQLSAASDESGADRLASKEATELRGRVWEAVDRLSDAQRAAVVLFYRHEMSCQEIARVLEVPVATVKSHLHRARARLRELLETVEERDIREFRNRAAGAG; encoded by the coding sequence GTGAACGCTATTGTGAAGGCATCGCCGGAAACCGACCGTGCCGACGAGAGGGTTTTGGTCGCTCGTGCCCAAAGCGGAGACGAGGGGGCTATCCGCGCGCTGATCCGCGCGCACAAGGATCGCCTCTTTGCCTTCATCTGGCGCATGGTCCGCAACGAGCATGACGCCGAAGAGGTTTGTCAGGATGCTTTTTTGAAGGCGTTTGCCTCGCTGCATACCTTTTCGTCTGAATACCGATTCAGCACCTGGTTATTTACCATCGGGTACCGCGTTTGCCTCAACCGGATGCGGAAGCGATCCGTGCTCTCAGGCGAACTGGATACGGCCCAGCTATCGGCCGCATCCGATGAGAGCGGAGCCGACCGATTGGCTTCGAAAGAGGCGACCGAGTTGCGCGGCCGGGTCTGGGAGGCGGTTGATCGGCTCAGCGACGCCCAGCGGGCTGCGGTCGTGCTCTTTTATCGCCATGAGATGAGCTGCCAGGAAATTGCCCGGGTTCTGGAAGTGCCCGTCGCCACGGTCAAGAGCCATCTGCACCGTGCCCGTGCCCGGCTTCGGGAACTGTTGGAAACGGTGGAGGAGCGGGACATTCGGGAATTTCGCAATCGCGCGGCCGGCGCCGGGTAA
- the smpB gene encoding SsrA-binding protein SmpB — protein MVRKPQSDGTIGINRKAGHRFEFLERLECGIALTGTEVKSLREKAVSLDEAYARILGGELWLFDAHIASYRFGYGANHLPTRRRKLLVHARQLRKLVAATKQKGLTLVPVRMYFNERGMAKVEIALAQGKGKSDRREDLKAKDHRREMDRAMRRGGRGGRS, from the coding sequence ATGGTCCGAAAACCACAATCTGATGGAACCATCGGCATAAACCGCAAAGCCGGCCACCGTTTCGAGTTTCTCGAGCGTCTGGAATGCGGCATTGCGCTTACCGGAACGGAAGTCAAATCGCTCCGCGAGAAAGCTGTCTCGCTGGACGAAGCTTACGCCCGAATTCTGGGCGGCGAGCTCTGGCTCTTCGATGCGCACATTGCGTCCTACCGATTCGGCTATGGGGCCAATCATCTGCCCACACGTCGCCGCAAGCTGCTGGTCCACGCTCGGCAGTTACGCAAGCTCGTTGCCGCGACGAAGCAGAAAGGGCTTACGCTTGTGCCCGTCCGGATGTACTTCAATGAACGGGGCATGGCCAAAGTCGAGATCGCCCTCGCGCAGGGGAAAGGAAAGAGCGATCGTCGCGAAGACCTCAAGGCCAAGGACCACAGACGCGAGATGGATCGGGCCATGCGTCGCGGCGGACGGGGTGGACGATCCTAG
- the phoU gene encoding phosphate signaling complex protein PhoU, with protein sequence MTAHFVDLINDLRRRSLRMASLVEDIVEEACDAVCQPGDELALRVIARDRDVDAEEVQVESEVIRLLALYQPVGADLRLLCTVLKVNNDFERIADCAVNIAERARYLSADALNGLGDDINRMAPIVRRMLRAAVKVYGMQNTENAESVFEEEEVVDALYGQIVRDVVSEATRRPGDMPTLLDVLSIAKNLERIADHATNIAEDVVFLCTGKIVRHRMRKSQDRPQSR encoded by the coding sequence ATGACCGCACACTTTGTCGACCTAATCAATGATTTGCGCCGTCGATCGCTGCGTATGGCCAGCCTCGTCGAGGACATCGTCGAGGAGGCCTGCGATGCCGTCTGCCAACCCGGGGATGAACTCGCCCTTCGGGTGATTGCCCGGGACCGCGACGTCGATGCCGAGGAAGTCCAGGTCGAGTCGGAAGTTATTCGACTCCTGGCGCTGTACCAGCCCGTCGGTGCCGATCTTCGTCTGCTCTGCACGGTGTTGAAGGTCAACAACGATTTTGAACGCATCGCCGACTGTGCGGTCAACATCGCGGAGCGCGCCCGCTACCTTTCGGCAGATGCCCTCAACGGACTCGGCGACGACATCAACCGCATGGCGCCGATCGTGCGGCGGATGCTTCGCGCCGCGGTCAAAGTTTACGGGATGCAGAACACCGAGAACGCTGAATCCGTTTTTGAAGAAGAAGAGGTCGTCGACGCCCTTTATGGACAGATCGTACGTGATGTGGTCAGCGAGGCGACACGGCGTCCCGGCGACATGCCCACGCTGCTCGACGTGCTGTCCATCGCCAAGAACCTCGAACGGATCGCAGACCATGCCACGAACATTGCCGAGGATGTCGTGTTTCTCTGCACAGGGAAAATCGTCCGGCACCGCATGCGCAAATCGCAGGATCGGCCGCAAAGTCGTTAA
- the pstB gene encoding phosphate ABC transporter ATP-binding protein, with protein sequence METKSVDRISTPVPQVSTRPLGAEEVIAQSESTETIIQAEHLTIRYGEFAAVRDVSLDVSRRRVTAIIGPSGCGKSTLLRAMNRMNDFVAGTSVEGQLLYRGKDIYGPGSDPVELRRHIGMVFQKPNPFPKSIYRNIAWGATINGYRGDIEELVERSLRQAALWDEVKDKLRDSAYALSGGQQQRLCIARAIALQPEVLLMDEPCSALDPIATGRIEDLIDKLKQDYTVVLVTHNMQQAARVSDLTAFMYIGELVEVGATAAMFTNPSDRRTQDYITGRFG encoded by the coding sequence ATGGAGACCAAGTCCGTGGATCGCATCTCCACTCCAGTCCCTCAGGTTTCGACCCGTCCCCTGGGGGCGGAAGAAGTAATCGCGCAATCGGAATCCACCGAGACGATCATTCAGGCCGAGCATCTGACCATTCGCTACGGAGAATTTGCCGCCGTCCGGGATGTGAGCCTCGATGTTTCCCGCCGCCGCGTCACGGCCATCATCGGACCGTCGGGCTGCGGGAAAAGCACGTTGCTTCGGGCCATGAATCGCATGAATGATTTCGTGGCGGGCACGAGCGTTGAAGGTCAGCTGCTTTATCGGGGTAAGGATATCTATGGCCCCGGAAGCGATCCGGTTGAGCTCCGCCGTCACATCGGCATGGTCTTTCAAAAACCCAACCCGTTTCCCAAGTCGATCTACCGCAACATCGCATGGGGCGCGACGATCAACGGCTACCGAGGAGATATCGAGGAGCTGGTGGAGCGCTCGCTTCGCCAGGCGGCACTCTGGGACGAGGTCAAGGACAAGCTCCGCGACAGCGCCTATGCGTTATCCGGGGGGCAGCAGCAACGTCTGTGCATTGCCCGTGCCATCGCCCTGCAGCCGGAGGTCCTGCTCATGGACGAGCCTTGCTCCGCCCTTGACCCCATTGCCACGGGCCGGATCGAAGACCTGATCGACAAGCTCAAACAGGACTACACCGTCGTGCTGGTTACACACAATATGCAGCAGGCCGCACGGGTTTCCGATCTTACCGCTTTCATGTACATTGGGGAGCTTGTCGAGGTCGGTGCCACTGCGGCCATGTTTACCAATCCGTCGGATCGCCGCACCCAGGATTACATCACCGGCCGGTTCGGCTGA
- the pstA gene encoding phosphate ABC transporter permease PstA has product MTAATAGFYRPRLAARRLKGRIFSSLCLLMTLSGLLVLAVLIMRIVDQGSAWLSTEFLTSYPSTIFPEKSGVLSALVGTLWVITITAVFSIPVGIAAAIYLQEYARKTRLTRLIEINIANLAGVPSVVYGMLGLALFVRLLQFDRSVLSGGLTLGLLVLPIIIIASREALLAVPDSIRQAAYGLGATRWQTVRSHVLPAALPGIMTGVILALSRAIGEAAPLLLIGATAFVAFVPENLNDPFTVLPLQIYNWTDQPSEIFRELAAAAILVLLGILLPMNALAVAIRAWQQRGKVR; this is encoded by the coding sequence ATGACCGCCGCGACCGCTGGTTTCTATCGGCCGCGGCTCGCCGCGCGGCGCCTGAAGGGGCGAATCTTTTCGAGCCTCTGTCTGCTCATGACCTTGAGCGGGCTTCTTGTATTGGCCGTGCTGATCATGCGGATTGTCGATCAGGGCAGCGCGTGGCTCAGCACGGAATTCCTGACAAGCTATCCCTCCACCATCTTTCCGGAGAAAAGCGGCGTTCTCAGCGCTCTGGTGGGCACGCTGTGGGTCATTACGATCACGGCCGTGTTCTCGATCCCGGTGGGCATCGCCGCGGCGATCTACTTGCAGGAATACGCCCGCAAGACCCGCCTGACGAGGTTGATCGAAATAAACATCGCCAATCTTGCCGGCGTGCCATCGGTTGTCTACGGCATGCTCGGGCTGGCACTGTTTGTCCGGCTCCTGCAGTTCGATCGAAGTGTTCTTTCCGGAGGGTTGACTCTCGGCCTACTGGTTCTACCGATTATCATCATCGCGAGTCGTGAGGCATTGCTGGCCGTGCCGGACTCCATTCGCCAGGCGGCCTACGGGCTGGGCGCCACGCGCTGGCAGACCGTTCGATCCCACGTGCTGCCGGCGGCGCTGCCCGGAATCATGACCGGTGTGATCCTGGCGCTATCCCGCGCGATCGGAGAAGCGGCGCCTCTGCTGCTTATCGGTGCGACGGCATTCGTTGCCTTCGTGCCCGAGAATTTGAACGATCCATTTACCGTTCTGCCGCTGCAGATTTACAACTGGACGGACCAGCCGAGCGAGATCTTTCGTGAACTCGCCGCCGCCGCGATCCTCGTTCTTCTTGGCATTCTGCTTCCCATGAATGCGCTGGCCGTGGCCATTCGAGCCTGGCAACAGCGTGGAAAGGTTCGATAG
- the pstC gene encoding phosphate ABC transporter permease subunit PstC gives MSRFWQKSREGGIQAVLFVCALVSVLTTISIVWMLMLESWRFFEHISPLAFFFGTRWAPLLEPRSFGVLPLLCGTLLIGGGALLVAVPVGLCSAIFLSEYAGSTVRGMLKPLLEVLAGIPTVVYGFFALTFVTPYVLQPLMPQTQIFNAASAALVVGIMIIPTVASLCDDAFRAVPMSLREGAYALAATRMEVSTRVVLPASLSGVVAAVLLAFARAIGETMAVAIAAGMTPKLTLNPLASVQTMTAYIVQVSLGDTPYGSIGYQTMFAVGMTLFAVTLLFNLIAQRILAAYREAYE, from the coding sequence ATGAGTCGATTCTGGCAGAAATCGCGCGAAGGAGGGATTCAGGCTGTATTGTTTGTATGCGCGCTGGTTTCCGTCCTTACGACCATCAGCATCGTCTGGATGCTGATGCTGGAATCGTGGCGCTTTTTCGAGCACATTTCTCCGTTGGCTTTCTTCTTTGGGACCCGATGGGCGCCGCTCCTAGAGCCGCGATCGTTCGGGGTTCTGCCGCTGCTGTGCGGGACCCTGCTGATCGGCGGGGGAGCGCTTCTCGTGGCCGTACCCGTCGGACTCTGCTCGGCCATCTTTCTGAGCGAGTATGCAGGCAGTACGGTCCGCGGCATGTTGAAGCCTCTATTGGAGGTCCTGGCAGGCATTCCCACGGTGGTTTACGGATTCTTCGCCCTGACGTTTGTTACGCCATACGTTCTCCAGCCGCTCATGCCCCAGACGCAGATCTTCAACGCGGCCAGTGCGGCGCTGGTCGTCGGCATCATGATCATCCCTACGGTGGCGTCGCTCTGCGACGACGCGTTTCGCGCCGTGCCCATGAGTCTCCGTGAAGGGGCCTACGCCTTGGCGGCAACCCGCATGGAAGTTTCCACGCGCGTCGTGCTTCCCGCTTCACTTTCGGGAGTTGTCGCGGCCGTGTTACTCGCATTTGCCCGTGCGATTGGCGAGACCATGGCCGTGGCGATCGCCGCGGGCATGACGCCCAAGCTCACGCTGAATCCACTCGCGAGCGTCCAGACCATGACGGCCTACATCGTCCAGGTCAGCCTGGGGGATACGCCGTATGGGTCAATTGGTTACCAGACGATGTTCGCGGTGGGCATGACGCTATTCGCTGTGACGCTGCTGTTCAACCTGATTGCCCAGCGGATTCTGGCGGCGTACCGGGAGGCTTACGAATGA